The window GCTCTTTATTCGAAACCAATTTCAGGGTTCCAAGGAAAAGTATTATTACCTCCTGAAGCTGTGTATTCATTTTTTCTCGGACTTTTTATTGGATCTTTGAACGGGACAAGTTTACGAAAAGGAAAATCGAAGATGGAAGGGAAATTAGGCGAAAAAGTAGCCTCTTCTCTACTCTCCATTTGGGATGATCCAACAAATATTGGTTTTATGGGATCGACTGGTTTTGATCGCGAAGGAATGCCTACCAGTTTTAAAAAAGTTCTCACCGAAGGGGTTTTGGAATCCTACTTTTATAATACCTATGAAGCTAAAAAAGCAGGGCTTATCACATCCAATGGATCGGCGACTGGTGGGGCTCAAAGCCTTCCTGGTTGTGGACCGAAACAATTACAAATTGCACCAGGTACTTCCTCGAAAGATGAGTTTTTCAAACAACCAGGAAAAACCTTGTTTGTGAATCGAATTTCTGGAACAAAAGATGGTGCTTCTGGTGATTTCTCTGGAGTTGTGAAAGGAGGATACCTTTTGGAAGCGGGTGAAAAAATACCGGTCCGAGAGGTGCAAATTGTGGGCAATGCCTTTGATGCCTTACACCAAATAGAAGCCATCTCAAAAGAAGGCGAATTGCTTGGTGAATCATCCTTTGTGCCCTACCTCTTACTCGATGGATTTACCGTCACAGGTGTTTCGGAAAATTAATCATGCCACAAGAAATTTTAGAAAGGCCACCAGGTGCATCCTTTTTTCTCATCGTATCCTATGAGAATGAAGATACTTTTTTTGAGTTAAAAAATTTAGCTGAAAAAAAGTTTTCTAAAATCATGTATG of the Leptospira biflexa serovar Patoc strain 'Patoc 1 (Paris)' genome contains:
- a CDS encoding TldD/PmbA family protein, whose protein sequence is MDRGAIEKRLNHQKDLLSNLVKKAKSNGMDQVEIYSSYGYSEDVSLEKNDLNNCTANEENMFGIRVIHEGNQGFIISNHIPSLYESIEEAYQLAKSQTTPDLDLILPEARPIDKQFDTYDMTLDSMGIEDLVSYAKEALGWRNEFYGKVNIDSGEFSLSKGYKLIVSSKGVMAHELGAELSASVMGMGVDGELVGSFDYDSASGFQKDQFQSLWKKAFFNFGDKCMGALYSKPISGFQGKVLLPPEAVYSFFLGLFIGSLNGTSLRKGKSKMEGKLGEKVASSLLSIWDDPTNIGFMGSTGFDREGMPTSFKKVLTEGVLESYFYNTYEAKKAGLITSNGSATGGAQSLPGCGPKQLQIAPGTSSKDEFFKQPGKTLFVNRISGTKDGASGDFSGVVKGGYLLEAGEKIPVREVQIVGNAFDALHQIEAISKEGELLGESSFVPYLLLDGFTVTGVSEN